A window of the Gossypium arboreum isolate Shixiya-1 chromosome 2, ASM2569848v2, whole genome shotgun sequence genome harbors these coding sequences:
- the LOC108466448 gene encoding protein WHAT'S THIS FACTOR 9, mitochondrial: MLSMELWRRFPHRLLLIRSFVDARIKWVRDPYLDIAVEREKNLKEILSLKNQILSSPSKSLPLSSLSPLKSHFNLPTSTSKLFQNYLPFSPLPTLSSLPLHVKLTPQAMTLHKEELAIHNSPPHRNDVVNRLAKLLMLTKAGRLPLHILDKFKFDLGLPTNYITFLLSDYPDYFQICEYKNPSDGKETLFLELISWRNELAISEMEKRASFSDSVKLKKGLPLRFSMKLPNGFDLEKKVKNWVDTWQDLPYISPYENSFHLGPNSDQAEKWTVAVLHELLWLLVSKKTEGKNVFCLGEYLGFENRFKKAVMHFPGIFYVSNKIRTQTVVLKEAYRKDFLMEKHPLMGMRFRYIHLMNKSEKFRKRDGVPVFRRKRKVMSNADKGEVIKEDKNVEENKDLNLLSGSGSKDGFDDEPSKAQVMDI; this comes from the coding sequence ATGCTAAGCATGGAGCTCTGGAGAAGATTCCCTCACCGGCTGCTTCTAATCCGCAGCTTCGTTGACGCCAGGATCAAGTGGGTTCGTGACCCATACCTAGACATTGCCGTCGAAAGAGAGAAAAACCTCAAAGAAATCCTTTCCCTCAAAAACCAAATCCTCTCCTCTCCCTCCAAATCCCTCCCCCTTTCCTCTCTCTCCCCTCTCAAATCCCACTTCAATCTCCCCACCTCTACTTCCAAGCTCTTTCAAAACTACCTTCCATTTTCTCCCCTTCCAACCCTCTCCTCTCTTCCTCTCCACGTCAAGCTCACCCCTCAAGCTATGACTCTGCACAAAGAGGAGCTAGCCattcacaactctccccctcatCGAAACGACGTCGTAAACAGGTTGGCTAAGCTCTTAATGCTGACTAAAGCAGGTAGGCTGCCTTTACATATCTTAGACAAGTTCAAATTTGATCTCGGCCTTCCCACTAATTATATTACCTTTCTTCTTTCTGATTATCCTGATTATTTCCAAATTTGTGAATATAAAAACCCTTCTGATGGAAAAGAAACCCTTTTTTTAGAGCTTATTTCTTGGAGGAATGAACTTGCCATTTCCGAAATGGAAAAGAGAGCTTCTTTTTCTGACAGTGTGAAATTGAAAAAAGGATTGCCGTTAAGGTTTTCGATGAAATTACCCAATGGGTTTGATTTAGAGAAGAAGGTGAAGAATTGGGTTGACACATGGCAAGATTTGCCTTACATTTCACCTTACGAAAATTCATTTCATTTAGGGCCTAATAGTGACCAGGCGGAGAAATGGACTGTGGCAGTGCTTCACGAGTTGTTGTGGCTGTTGGTGTCAAAGAAGACTGAAGGAAAGAATGTGTTTTGTTTGGGAGAGTATTTAGGGTTCGAGAACCGATTTAAGAAGGCGGTGATGCATTTTCCGGGGATATTTTATGTTTCGAATAAGATTAGGACACAGACCGTGGTGCTTAAGGAAGCTTATAGGAAAGATTTCTTGATGGAGAAGCATCCATTGATGGGTATGCGGTTTAGGTATATTCATCTTATGAATAAGTCGGAAAAGTTTCGAAAAAGAGATGGTGTTCCAGTGTTTAGGAGGAAAAGAAAGGTTATGTCAAATGCTGATAAAGGGGAAGTTATAAAAGAAGATAAGAATGTGGAGGAAAATAAGGATTTAAACTTGTTGTCTGGTTCGGGATCTAAGGATGGTTTTGATGATGAGCCTTCTAAAGCTCAGGTAATGGATATATAG